The following proteins are encoded in a genomic region of Pyrus communis chromosome 11, drPyrComm1.1, whole genome shotgun sequence:
- the LOC137708721 gene encoding triacylglycerol lipase 2-like — MAAVWASFCLPILLAALALSPHRAYGSAWDSLFGRKQDAAAAPTVGICASSVVVYGYPCQEFKVTTEDGYILSLQRIPEGRGNGSGGGIKKPPVLIQHGVLVDGVTWLLNSPDRNLPLILADNGFDVWIANTRGTRFSRRHTSMDPGDPKFWNWSWDELVAFDLPAVFDFVYGKAGQKINYVGHSQGTLIVLASLSEGKLVDQMKSAALLSPIAYLSHMNTALGVAAAKSFVGEITTLFGLAEFDPKGDPVAQFLQVLCADPGVDCYDLLQAVTGKNCCLNSSTVDLFLENEPQSTSTKNMVHLAQTVRDGKLAKYNYGIPDYNLMHYGEFNPPVYNLSNIPHDLPLFLSYGGQDALSDPRDVARLLDSLKLHDVGKLTVQYIENYAHADFIMGLNAKDIVYNQVTAFFNQQH; from the exons ATGGCAGCAGTCTGGGCGAGCTTTTGCCTCCCAATATTGCTTGCAGCACTTGCACTTTCACCTCATCGAGCGTACGGCTCCGCTTGGGATTCACTATTTGGCCGCAAACAAGATGCTGCGGCCGCCCCTACCGTTGGTATATGCGCGTCGTCGGTGGTTGTGTACGGCTACCCATGCCAGGAGTTTAAA GTGACAACTGAAGATGGCTACATACTGAGTCTGCAAAGGATTCCGGAAGGTCGTGGGAATGGCAGCGGCGGCGGGATTAAGAAGCCACCGGTCTTAATTCAGCATGGTGTCCTTGTG GATGGAGTCACCTGGCTCCTGAATTCTCCAGACAGGAATCTGCCATTGATTCTGGCAGACAACGGTTTCGACGTGTGGATTGCTAACACAAGAGGGACCAGGTTCAGCCGGCGACATACTTCCATGGATCCCGGCGATCCG AAATTTTGGAATTGGTCTTGGGATGAATTGGTGGCTTTTGACCTACCAGCAGTGTTTGATTTCGTGTATGGCAAGGCAGGACAGAAGATCAATTATGTTGGCCATTCCCAG GGAACTTTAATTGTATTGGCATCGCTATCAGAAGGGAAACTGGTGGACCAGATGAAATCAGCAGCCTTGCTAAGCCCCATTGCTTATTTGAGCCACATGAACACTGCACTTGGTGTGGCTGCTGCCAAATCCTTTGTTGGTGAG ATCACTACGCTTTTCGGTCTTGCGGAGTTCGATCCGAAAGG GGACCCAGTGGCTCAATTTCTGCAAGTTCTGTGTGCTGATCCAGGGGTTGACTGCTATGACTTATTGCAAGCAGTTACTG GCAAAAACTGCTGTCTCAATTCTTCCACCGTCGATCTCTTCTTGGAGAATGAGCCTCAGTCAACATCCACCAAGAACATGGTGCACTTGGCTCAAA CTGTACGAGATGGAAAGTTGGCGAAGTACAACTACGGGATACCAGACTACAACTTGATGCATTATGGCGAATTTAACCCTCCAGTTTACAACCTCTCCAACATCCCCCATGACCTTCCTCTATTCCTCAGCTACGGCGGCCAAGACGCGCTCTCTGATCCTCGCGACGTGGCGCGCTTGCTGGATAGTCTGAAACTTCATGATGTGGGGAAGCTCACTGTACAGTACATAGAGAATTATGCACATGCAGATTTCATCATGGGGTTGAATGCCAAGGACATTGTGTATAATCAAGTCACTGCGTTTTTCAATCAGCAACATTGA
- the LOC137707868 gene encoding uridine/cytidine kinase UKL1, chloroplastic — translation MPEDATAIDYVMEKASGPHFSGLRLDGILSSPSPSSSPAAASNLAADPNAPKQPFVIGVSGGTASGKTTVCDMIIQQLHDHRVVLVNQDSFYRGLTPEESERVHEYNFDHPDAFDTEQLLDCVQKLKNGQSVQVPIYDFKIHRRSSDSFRQVNASDVIILEGILVFHDQRVRNLMNIKIFVDTDADVRLARRIRRDTVERGRDINSVLEMYAKFVKPAFDDFIHPSKKYADVIIPRGGDNHVAIDLIVQHIRTKLGQHDLCKIYPNVYVIQSTFQIRGMHTLIRDREISKHDFVFYSDRLIRLVVEHGLGHLPFTEKQVVTPTASVYTGVDFCKKLCGVSIVRSGESMENALRACCKGIKIGKILIHRDGDNGKQLIYEKLPTDISERHVLLLDPVLATGNSANQAIELLIQKGVPEAHIIFLNLISAPEGIHCVSKRFPSLKIVTSEIDVALNEEFRVIPGLGEFGDRYFGTDD, via the exons ATGCCGGAGGACGCGACGGCGATTGACTATGTGATGGAGAAAGCCTCTGGTCCCCACTTCTCGGGGCTCCGGCTCGACGGCATCCTCTCCTCTCCGTCGCCTTCCTCGTCTCCGGCCGCCGCCTCCAACCTCGCAGCCGACCCCAACGCCCCCAAGCAGCCATTCGTCATCG GTGTTTCGGGAGGTACGGCTTCCGGTAAGACGACGGTGTGCGACATGATCATCCAGCAGCTTCACGATCATCGTGTCGTACTTGTGAATCAG GATTCATTTTATCGAGGTTTGACACCCGAGGAATCGGAACGAGTGCATGAGTATAATTTTGATCACCCTG acGCTTTTGACACCGAACAACTCTTGGATTGCGTTCAAAAGCTAAAGAACGGGCAATCTGTCCAAGTTCCGATTTATGATTTTAAGATACATAGACGAAGTTCTGATAGTTTCCGGCAG GTGAATGCTTCTGATGTAATAATCCTGGAAGGAATTCTGGTGTTCCATGACCAACGTGTCCGCAATCTAATGAACATTAAGATTTTTGTCGATACAG ATGCTGATGTGAGGCTTGCTCGTAGAATAAGACGAGACACAGTTGAGAGGGGCAGAGACATTAACTCTGTTCTTGAAATG TATGCCAAGTTCGTCAAACCTGCTTTTGATGATTTTATTCACCCATCAAAGAAGTATGCTGATGTGATCATTCCCCGTGGGGGTGATAATCATGTTGCCATTGATTTGATTGTGCAACATATTCGCACAAAGCTTGGTCAGCATGATCTCTGCAAAATATATCCTAATGTGTACGTTATTCAGTCAACATTTCAG ATTAGAGGTATGCATACACTGATTCGAGACCGAGAAATATCGAAGCatgattttgtgttttattcAGATCGGCTAATACGTCTG GTTGTGGAGCATGGCCTTGGCCATTTGCCATTCACAGAGAAGCAAGTAGTAACTCCAACAG CATCAGTATATACCGGGGTGGATTTCTGCAAGAAACTGTGTGGGGTTTCAATTGTTCGAAG TGGTGAGAGCATGGAAAATGCATTACGCGCATGCTGCAAAGGAATAAAGATTGGAAAGATTCTGATTCACCGTGATGGAGACAATGGAAAGCAG CTTATTTACGAGAAACTTCCAACGGATATTTCAGAACGTCATGTCCTGCTTCTAGATCCAGTCCTTGCTACAG GTAACTCTGCCAACCAGGCGATTGAACTACTCATACAGAAAGGAGTTCCTGAAGCCcatattattttcttaaacCTTATCTCT GCCCCTGAAGGAATCCATTGTGTTTCCAAACGGTTTCCATCTTTGAAGATTGTGACTTCGGAGATTGATGTTGCGCTGAATGAAGAGTTCCGTGTCATACCAGGACTGGGTGAATTTGGTGATCGATACTTTGGCACCGATGATTAA
- the LOC137749480 gene encoding mavicyanin-like, whose amino-acid sequence MGRTNTVLLALVFAALLTKETLASQHVVGDSQGWEQSTDLNSWASGQKFKVGDQLVFKYTSGLHSVVELPNESAYKSCDAGSALDTKSSGNDVVKLTKAGTRYFACGTSGHCDQGMKMKITTVDGNAPSSPSSPSSSSSDASPPASASAAASSSFLHSAPSLFVIAALSATLLLSVF is encoded by the exons ATGGGGCGTACGAACACGGTTTTGTTGGCGTTGGTTTTTGCAGCTTTGCTCACAAAGGAAACCTTGGCATCACAACATGTTGTTGGGGACAGCCAAGGCTGGGAGCAATCCACAGACTTGAACTCATGGGCGTCCGGCCAGAAATTCAAGGTCGGTGACCAACTTG TTTTTAAGTACACCTCGGGGCTGCACAGTGTGGTGGAGCTACCAAACGAGAGCGCCTACAAGAGCTGCGACGCCGGCAGTGCCCTGGACACCAAGTCTAGCGGCAATGATGTGGTGAAACTGACCAAGGCCGGCACAcgatattttgcttgcggtacTTCAGGCCACTGCGACCAAGGCATGAAGATGAAGATCACTACTGTCGACGGAAACGCACCTTCTTCACCGTCATCACCATCGTCATCGTCTTCCGACGCTTCTCCTCCTGCTTCGGCTTCTGcagcagcttcttcttctttcctgcATTCTGCCCCTTCATTGTTCGTGATTGCTGCATTATCTGCCACCCTTCTGCTTTCCGTGTTTTAA
- the LOC137709479 gene encoding receptor-like protein EIX2 translates to MVPRSASIQLFSLIILSGFLFFETTKLGFCSANRNVGCKETERKALLGLKAGLTDPSGRLSSWVGEDCYNWSGVGCNNVTGRVTTLNLRNEFSDGEDGTLLAFGGEINPSLLVLKDLIHLDLSMNNFEGVRIPNIIGSLEKLEYLNLSSASFGGVIPRSFGNLSRLLSLDLSYYLFEPIANDLRWLPTLFSLKYLNLGGVNLSKAKSRWLPTVNMLPLLVELHLPSCGLSILPLTLHSMNFASLSVLDLSNNNFNSTLPPWLFNLTNLVTLEMHSTNLHGALPETFGSLTSLRTLDLSENLNIEGPLPRSLGMLCNLQTVNLPINKFTGDITDFVDRLSACINNSLERLDLGYNSLTGRLPDSLGNLKTLRFLKLWFNSFEGSIPKSIGKLKSLEEFYISNNQMSGSIPEGLGQLSSLTALDISENTWECSITEAHFMKLGSLIDVSIYNNNPNISLVFDISSDWIPPFKLRYLNIRSCQLGPKFPTWLRNQTELVTLVLNNARISDTIPEWFWQLDFQLDKLDVAYNQLSGRVPNSLRFISHGIVDLSTNRFEGPIPLWSSNITMLYLRDNLFSGPIPRDISEVMPSLTDLDISQNSLNGSIPLSMGNLSQLTTMVISNNLLSGEIPNFWDNIPSLYILDVSNNSLSGSIPPSLTSLTLLRFLILSSNHLSGKLPSMKNFTDMRSLDLGENNFSGAIPASIGESMPSLLILRLRLNWFSGSIPSQLCGLSNLHILDLSNNNISGNVPCCIGNLTGFRSNLTNKDTEDYLYQGRLKVVAKGRILEYSSILYLVNSVDLSNNNLSGEMHVGLTSLTRLGTLNLSMNHLTGIIPAKIGELKWIETLDLSSNKFSGLIPQSMVSLTFLNYLNLSYNNLSGNIPTGNQFETFIDPSIYEGNVGLCGHPLPTDCHGDKETPQVPGAEGEDDDSKSDRLWFIISVVIGFCFGFWGVFGTLAVKKSWRCAYFCFVDKVKYAVLDFFSAIATYLQKRS, encoded by the coding sequence ATGGTTCCCAGAAGTGCTTCCATCCAACTTTTTTCACTTATTATACTGTCAGGTTTCCTCTTCtttgaaaccactaaacttgGTTTCTGCAGTGCTAATCGTAACGTAGGATGCAAGGAAACTGAGAGGAAAGCCCTTCTCGGGCTCAAAGCCGGTCTCACAGATCCTTCAGGCCGGCTTTCGTCTTGGGTGGGAGAAGATTGCTACAATTGGAGCGGTGTAGGCTGCAACAACGTAACTGGACGCGTGACCACACTCAATCTCCGCAACGAATTTTCAGATGGCGAGGATGGAACATTGCTTGCATTTGGCGGTGAGATCAACCCTTCTTTGCTTGTTTTGAAAGATTTGATCCACTTGGATTTGAGCATGAATAACTTTGAAGGTGTTCGAATTCCAAACATCATCGGATCACTAGAGAAATTGGAATACCTCAATCTCTCTAGTGCATCTTTCGGTGGAGTCATTCCCCGAAGTTTTGGAAACCTTTCGAGATTGCTTTCTCTAGACCTTAGCTATTATCTTTTTGAACCCATAGCGAATGATCTTCGATGGCTTCCAACTCTTTTTTCCTTAAAGTACCTAAACCTCGGAGGAGTAAACCTTAGCAAGGCTAAATCACGTTGGCTTCCCACTGTCAATATGCTACCTTTGCTCGTTGAATTGCATTTGCCCTCTTGTGGACTTTCCATCCTTCCTCTCACCCTTCATTCCATGAATTTCGCATCCCTTTCAGTTCTCGATCTTTCAAACAACAATTTCAACTCCACATTACCTCCCTGGTTGTTCAATCTGACTAACCTAGTCACCCTTGAAATGCACTCAACCAATCTCCACGGAGCACTTCCAGAAACATTTGGTAGTTTGACATCTCTTCGGACGCTTGATTTGTCGGAAAACTTAAACATTGAAGGACCTTTGCCAAGAAGCTTGGGAATGCTGTGCAACTTGCAGACGGTGAATCTTCCCATCAACAAATTTACTGGCGACATTACTGATTTCGTTGATAGGTTGTCTGCATGCATAAACAACAGCTTAGAGAGGCTGGATTTGGGATATAACAGCCTGACAGGAAGACTGCCGGATTCTTTGGGAAATCTTAAAACCTTAAGATTCCTCAAATTGTGGTTTAATTCATTTGAAGGCTCAATCCCAAAATCTATTGGCAAGCTGAAATCTTTGGAGGAGTTCTACAtttcaaataatcaaatgaGTGGGAGCATCCCTGAAGGTCTTGGGCAGCTCTCGTCGCTGACTGCACTAGATATCTCGGAAAACACATGGGAATGTTCGATTACAGAAGCTCATTTCATGAAACTTGGAAGCCTTATAGATGTTTCAATATATAACAATAACCCAAACATTTCCTTAGTTTTCGACATTAGTTCCGATTGGATACCTCCCTTTAAGCTGAGATACTTGAACATTAGGTCATGCCAACTAGGTCCTAAATTTCCTACATGGCTCAGAAATCAGACTGAGCTGGTCACTTTGGTACTCAACAATGCTAGGATTTCAGATACCATACCGGAGTGGTTTTGGCAGTTGGATTTCCAATTAGATAAACTTGATGTCGCTTATAATCAGCTAAGCGGCAGGGTGCCTAACTCATTACGATTTATCAGTCATGGCATCGTTGATTTGAGTACAAACCGCTTCGAGGGCCCCATCCCACTCTGGTCATCAAACATTACCATGTTGTATCTTAGAGATAATCTGTTTTCTGGGCCAATTCCTCGTGACATTAGTGAAGTAATGCCATCTCTGACGGATCTAGACATTTCTCAGAACTCTTTGAATGGAAGCATTCCCCTGTCCATGGGTAATCTAAGCCAATTAACAACCATGGTTATCTCAAATAACCTGTTGTCTGGTGAGATTCCTAACTTTTGGGACAATATACCATCATTGTACATCCTAGATGTGTCGAATAACAGTCTTTCAGGTTCAATCCCACCATCCTTAACTTCTCTAACTTTACTGAGATTCTTGATACTCTCTAGCAACCATCTTTCGGGCAAACTTCCTTCCATGAAAAACTTCACTGACATGAGGAGTCTTGATCTTGGTGAGAACAATTTCTCTGGAGCTATTCCAGCTTCCATAGGAGAAAGCATGCCCTCTTTGTTGATTTTGCGTCTGAGGCTCAACTGGTTTAGCGGAAGCATCCCTTCGCAGTTATGTGGTCTTTCCAATCTCCACATATTGGACCTCTCAAACAACAATATCTCCGGAAATGTTCCCTGTTGCATAGGTAACTTAACTGGCTTCAGATCCAATCTCACAAATAAGGATACAGAAGATTATCTTTACCAGGGAAGATTGAAGGTAGTGGCAAAAGGAAGGATCCTCGAATATAGCTCCATCCTTTACCTTGTCAATAGTGTTGATCTCTCGAACAACAACTTGTCAGGAGAGATGCATGTGGGGCTAACAAGCCTTACAAGGTTAGGCACCTTGAATCTGTCCATGAATCATTTGACAGGAATTATCCCAGCAAAGATCGGAGAGTTGAAGTGGATAGAAACTCTGGACCTATCGAGCAACAAATTTTCGGGTCTAATTCCACAAAGCATGGTTTCTTTAACATTTTTGAATTATCTCAACTTGTCATACAACAACTTGTCTGGGAACATCCCAACAGGCAATCAGTTTGAAACCTTCATTGATCCATCCATTTATGAAGGCAATGTCGGTCTCTGTGGGCATCCATTACCAACCGATTGCCATGGCGACAAGGAAACACCTCAGGTTCCAGGTGCAGAAGGGGAAGATGATGATAGTAAGTCTGATAGGCTATGGTTCATCATCAGCGTGGTGATAGGTTTCTGTTTCGGGTTCTGGGGAGTTTTCGGGACTTTGGCTGTCAAGAAGTCTTGGAGATGTGCCTACTTTTGCTTCGTTGACAAGGTGAAGTATGCTGTGCTTGATTTTTTCTCAGCCATTGCTACTTATCTGCAGAAAAGATCATAG